One Brassica napus cultivar Da-Ae chromosome A5, Da-Ae, whole genome shotgun sequence DNA window includes the following coding sequences:
- the LOC106365243 gene encoding uncharacterized protein LOC106365243, translated as MRKRRRRKMAAAISSANWAFVAAARRGRRQWGTIPLSCSSGPNTRKLVLYSKPGCCLCDGLKEKLQAAFSLSGPDSLHHVTLQVRDITTNPDWERAYQYEIPVLAKENSDGKEEILPRLSPRLSVEIIQKKLLAAFS; from the exons ATGCGAAAACGCAGAAGACGCAAAATGGCGGCAGCGATATCGTCAGCGAATTGGGCGTTTGTTGCCGCTGCAAGGCGTGGACGACGACAATGGGGAACCATTCCTTTGTCCTGTAGTTCGGGACCAAACACAAGAAAGCTTGTTCTATACTCGAAACCAGGATGTTGTCTCTGCGATGGACTCAAAGAGAAGCTTCAAGCTGCGTTCTCTCTCTCCGGTCCTGATTCGCTCCACCACGTCACTCTTCAG GTAAGAGATATCACAACGAATCCTGATTGGGAAAGGGCTTATCAGTATGAGATACCAGTCCTGGCCAAAGAGAATTCTGATGGCAAagag GAGATTTTGCCAAGGTTGTCTCCACGTTTAAGTGTGGAAATTATACAAAAGAAGTTACTTGCTGCTTTTAGTTGA